A genomic region of Nakaseomyces glabratus chromosome C, complete sequence contains the following coding sequences:
- a CDS encoding uncharacterized protein (CAGL0C00946g~Protein of unknown function), translating into MVLLELVSLTPFRSDLHLRAVFALLVIKVSVRTVKKDIKDLRMRASLIIWFRSWRAGVSVCNSVRSSGYTELVNRL; encoded by the coding sequence ATGGTATTATTGGAGTTAGTCTCTCTAACGCCATTTCGTAGCGACTTACATCTCAGAGCTGTTTTTGCGCTGTTGGTAATAAAAGTGAGTGTCAGGACTGTAAAGAAGGATATCAAAGATCTCAGAATGCGAGCGTCCCTGATAATTTGGTTTAGAAGCTGGAGAGCTGGAGTGTCTGTGTGCAACTCAGTGCGCAGTTCTGGCTACACTGAACTTGTGAACAGATTGTGA
- a CDS encoding uncharacterized protein (CAGL0C00968g~Putative adhesin-like cell wall protein (adhesin cluster VII); predicted GPI-anchor), with amino-acid sequence MNKWSIYVLLITLISSVLSGDISGKTDDPSYVHDGDITGDAGYILYYGATVKEIAFNGNIKLPTYFSFVAIEPGSPGVLFTYHGGSIDLGHSVALYDVFATGPTTVKMTGDSFSGKGQMNLTASIREGSTAYLDFKTLYSLDTYFKNFQSVTYPATSTVSLSQGYLVDSDVFYEGPVSFTWIYDLSNSRMWFDDIDHATIPFNFRFPSGESGVNVKDSVATSGHDILLDSSFVKGPNYVGFDTKVMSINISSNDLNNTVLEVVTSRNTYHLIIDNSQLGFLRCATSKNFKIVQKTLDRNGTSVTLDAVMFNSDESFVCPDAKTSTVTDSTSFPGCTKYVSYAAAYDLYGHFTSVVLGSSSTCSFFTTTVSKDRLVEVDIVTYYIASDDTGEHVATKTITVKVEEPDYTTTYTSDGHTITEVVSHITTTDSDGKTVTITTTMASFAQVDEGVFTSPEPYSQPPVVTSTVTEDDGSSKTVVISYFPSEGEDGVTRTGTTTVSTITPAEADYTTTITSDGHTITEVVSHITTTDSDGKTVTITTTMASFAQVDEGVFTSPEPYSQPPVVTSTVTEDDGSSKTVVISYFPSEGEDGVTRTGTTTVSTITPAEADYTTTITSDGHTITEVVSHITTTDSDGKTVTITTTMASFAQVDEGVFTSPEPYSQPPVVTSTVTEDDGSSKTVVISYFPSEGEDGVTRTGTTTVSTIIPEEPDYTTTINKGNGEFETDLVSHITTKDSNGNPTTIVTTIPLKPSDGGEADYTTTIDKGNGDFETDLVSHITTKDSNGKPTTIVTTIPLKPSDGGEADYTTTIDKGNGDFETDLISHITTKDSNGKPTTIVTTIPLKASDGGEADYTSVFVSDGHTITKIVTHVTTTDSLGHTVVLSSTYLTYDRVDDGAVFYSPSVSVSSNVSRSVDTSMVPTGGSGVSSAPSSAPSSGPSSAPSSAPSSGPSSGPSSGPRSISSSISSSISSSNSRPSSNPTGSNSGSKPSSNPGGSTGNTNGGSNGGSNSGTNSGSNSGSNAGSNAGSNAGSNSGANSGSNAGSNSGSNPGSNSGSNGGTKPGSNSGSNSGSNAGSNSGSNAGSNSGTNSGSNAGSNSGSDSGTKPGSNSGSNSGTNNAGSNSGSNSGSNAGSNSGSNAGSNSGSNAGSNSGSNAGSNSGSNSGSNSGTKPGSNSGSNSGSNSGSNAGSNSASAVRGGSGSGAATVSVSSSYIGSVFHGDAAQSGANFVSFAIAGLVMALF; translated from the coding sequence atgAACAAGTGGTCTATTTATGTTCTTTTGATAACTCTAATATCAAGCGTACTATCTGGTGATATCAGTGGCAAGACAGATGATCCTTCATATGTACACGATGGGGATATTACTGGGGATGCCGGATATATCTTGTATTATGGAGCTACAGTGAAAGAGATTGCTTTCAATGGCAATATTAAGTTACCTACTTACTTTTCATTCGTAGCTATTGAACCAGGTTCGCCAGGTGTTCTGTTCACATACCACGGAGGTTCAATTGATTTGGGCCATAGTGTTGCTCTTTATGATGTATTTGCTACCGGGCCCACTACAGTGAAGATGACTGGGGATTCATTTAGCGGCAAGGGGCAGATGAATCTAACGGCAAGTATTCGAGAAGGAAGTACTGCGTATTTAGACTTCAAGACACTATATTCTTTGGACACctatttcaagaattttCAGTCAGTAACATATCCTGCAACATCTACTGTCTCCTTGAGCCAAGGTTACTTGGTAGATTCAGACGTTTTCTATGAAGGTCCTGTATCTTTCACATGGATATATGACTTGAGCAACAGTAGGATGTggtttgatgatattgaccATGCAACAATACCATTTAACTTCCGCTTTCCATCGGGTGAAAGTGGAGTGAATGTTAAAGACAGTGTAGCCACAAGTGGCCATGATATCCTGCTTGACTCCTCGTTTGTCAAAGGTCCAAACTACGTTGGTTTTGACACTAAAGTTATGTCGATTAACATCTCTAGTAACGATCTGAACAACACTGTATTGGAAGTTGTCACCTCCAGAAACACCTACCATCTGATAATTGATAACAGTCAATTAGGATTCTTGCGTTGTGCCACATCCAAGAATTTTAAGATTGTTCAAAAAACTCTCGATAGGAATGGTACGAGTGTTACCCTGGATGCTGTTATGTTTAACTCTGATGAATCATTTGTATGTCCAGATGCCAAAACCTCTACAGTGACCGATTCGACCAGTTTCCCTGGGTGTACCAAATATGTGTCGTATGCAGCAGCGTACGATCTCTATGGTCACTTCACTAGCGTTGTTCTTGGATCATCTTCTACCTGTTCATTTTTCACCACCACTGTCTCGAAAGACCGTCTAGTGGAGgttgatattgttacgtACTACATTGCGTCAGATGACACTGGGGAACACGTTGCTACTAAAACTATCACGGTCAAGGTAGAAGAGCCagactacacgacgactTACacgtctgatgggcacacgatcactgaggttgtgtcgcacatcaccactactgATTCTGACGGGAAGACGGTGACGATCACGACGACGATGGCGTCGTTCGCGCAGGTGGACGAGGGAGTGTTCACGTCGCCTGAGCCATACTCGCAGCCACCTGTTGTGACGAGCACAGTTACTGAGGATGACGGAAGCTCtaagacagttgtgatctcgtacttcccaTCTGAGGGTGAGGACGGAGTGACACGTACTGGGACGACGACGGTGTCGACGATCACGCCAGCGGAGGCtgactacacgacgactATCacgtctgatgggcacacgatcactgaggttgtgtcgcacatcaccactactgATTCTGACGGGAAGACGGTGACGATCACGACGACGATGGCGTCGTTCGCGCAGGTGGACGAGGGAGTGTTCACGTCGCCTGAGCCATACTCGCAGCCACCTGTTGTGACGAGCACAGTTACTGAGGATGACGGAAGCTcgaagacagttgtgatctcgtacttcccaTCTGAGGGTGAGGACGGAGTGACACGTACTGGGACGACGACGGTGTCGACGATCACGCCAGCGGAGGCtgactacacgacgactATCacgtctgatgggcacacgatcactgaggttgtgtcgcacatcaccactactgATTCTGACGGGAAGACGGTGACGATCACGACGACGATGGCGTCGTTCGCGCAGGTGGACGAGGGAGTGTTCACGTCGCCTGAGCCATACTCGCAGCCACCTGTTGTGACGAGCACAGTTACTGAGGATGACGGAAGCTCtaagacagttgtgatctcgtacttcccaTCTGAGGGTGAGGACGGAGTGACACGTACTGGGACGACGACGGTGTCGACGATCATTCCAGAGGAACcggactacaccacgacgatcaacaagggcaacggggagttcgagacagacctcgtctcccacatcaccacgaaggactccaacggcaaccctaccaccatcgtcaccacgatcccattgaagccaagtgatggcggggaggcggactacaccacgacgatcgacaagggcaacggtgacttcgagacagacctcgtctcccacatcaccacgaaggactccaacggcaagcctaccaccatcgtcaccacgatcccattgaagccaagtgatggcggggaggcggactacaccacgacgatcgacaagggcaacggtgacttcgagacagacctcatctcccacatcaccacgaaggactccaacggcaagcctaccaccatcgtcaccacgatcccattgaaggcaagtgatggcggggaggccgactacacctCTGTGTTTGTCTCTGATGGACACACCATTACTAAGATTGTTACGCATGTGACTACCACGGACTCCCTTGGCCACACAGTTGTGCTATCCTCTACGTACCTGACTTACGACCGTGTGGACGACGGTGCGGTGTTCTACTCTCCTAGTGTGTCTGTGTCGTCTAACGTTTCTCGTTCAGTAGACACCTCTATGGTGCCTactggtggttctggtgtTAGCTCTGCTCCTAGCTCTGCTCCTAGCTCTGGTCCTAGCTCTGCTCCTAGCTCTGCTCCTAGCTCTGGTCCTAGCTCTGGTCCTAGCTCTGGTCCTAGATCCATTTCTAGCTCCATTTCTAGCTCCATTTCTAGCTCCAACTCCAGACCTAGTTCCAATCCTACCGGTTCCAATTCTGGTTCGAAGCCTAGCTCCAATCCTGGTGGTTCTACCGGTAATACCAATGGTGGTTCTAATGGAGGTTCTAACTCGGGTACTAACTCAGGTTCCAACTCAGGTTCTAATGCTGGTTCCAATGCTGGCTCCaatgctggctccaacTCAGGTGCCAACTCAGGTTCTAATGCTGGTTCTAACTCTGGCTCCAACCCAGGTTCCAATTCTGGCTCTAACGGTGGTACCAAGCCTGGTTCTAACTCTGGTTCTAACTCTGGTAGTAATGCTGGTTCTAACTCTGGCTCTAATGCTGGCTCTAACAGTGGTACCAATTCTGGCTCTaatgctggctccaacTCTGGCTCTGACAGTGGTACCAAGCCTGGTTCTAATTCAGGTTCTAACTCTGGTACTAATaatgctggctccaactctggctccaactctggctccaatgctggctccaactctggctccaatgctggctccaactctggctccaatgctggctccaacTCTGGTTCTAATGCTGGTTCCAATTCGGGCTCCAACTCTGGTTCTAACAGTGGTACCAAGCCTGGTTCTAATTCAGGTTCCAATTCTGGCTCCAACTCTGGTTCCaatgctggctccaacTCTGCGTCTGCTGTCAGAGGTGGTTCGGGTAGCGGAGCAGCTACTGTTTCAGTCAGTTCTTCATACATCGGGTCTGTGTTCCATGGTGACGCGGCACAGAGCGGTGCTAACTTTGTTTCCTTTGCTATTGCAGGACTGGTCATGGCGCTGTTCTAA
- a CDS encoding uncharacterized protein (CAGL0C01133g~Putative adhesin-like cell wall protein (adhesin cluster VII); predicted GPI-anchor), with translation MLNEGSTAYLDFGSIDVEESKIYDFQSLQLSPRTKHKLGEFTLHNSDMFFEGAVQIDSDDTIIASDGSTLWFDSPDETKFDGAVWMGQGDRNTFNAINVKDSVATKPFNVKIRSLYEYPFYMSFDTTIQSYKLGAIVPDKDIGCYLPLTIQTNKNTHTFYLITNDDLDFCDTRCIGQVNFIQQKRTVNKNGTMVDLDSVYFEWAIRRNCPIRSDKVITRTSLEPCSVYETYEIIYSNFEHSLHHTNLGNSTSCPFFTTTVSKDRLVEVDIITYYIASDDTGQHIATKTVTVKVEEPDYTTTYTSDGHTITEVVSHITTTDSDGKTVTITTTMASFDQVDEGVFTSPEPYSQPPVVTSTVTEDDGSSKTVVISYFPSEGEDGVTRTGTTTISTITPAEQDYTTTITSDGHTITEVVSHITTTDSDGKTVTITTTMASFAQVDEGVFTSPEPYSQLPVVTSTVTDDDGSSKTVVISYFPSEGEDGVTRTGTTTVSTIIPEEPDYTTTIDKDNGDFETDLVSHITTKDSNGKPTTIVTTIPLKPSDGGEADYTTTIDKGNGDFETDLVSHITTKDSNGKPTTIVTTIPLKPSDGGEADYTTTIDKGNGDFETDLVSHITTKDSNGKPTTIVTTIPLKPSDGGEADYTTTIDKGNGDFETDLVSHITTKDSNGKPTTIVTTIPLKPSDGGEADYTTTIDKGNGDFETDLVSHITTKDSNGKPTTIVTTIPLKPSDGGEADYTTTIDKGNGDFETDLVSHITTKDSNGKPTTIVTTIPLKPSDGGEADYTTTIDKGNGDFETDLVSHITTKDSNGKPTTIVTTIPLKPSDGGEADYTTTIDKGNGDFETDLVSHITTKDSNGKPTTIVTTIPLKPSDGGEADYTTTIDKGNGDFETDLVSHITTKDSNGKPTTIVTTIPLKPSDGGEADYTTTIDKGNGDFETDLVSHITTKDSNGKPTTIVTTIPLKPSDGGEADYTTTIDKGNGDFETDLVSHITTKDSNGKPTTIVTTIPLKPSDGGEADYTTTIDKGNGDFETDLVSHITTKDSNGKPTTIVTTIPLKPSDGGEADYTTTIDKGNGDFETDLVSHITTKDSNGKPTTIVTTIPLKPSDGGEADYTTTIDKGNGDFETDLVSHITTKDSNGKPTTIVTTIPLKPSDGGEADYTTTIDKGNGDFETDLVSHITTKDSNGKPTTIVTTIPLKPSDGGEADYTTTIDKGNGDFETDLVSHITTKDSNGKPTTIVTTIPLKPSDGGEADYTTTIDKGNGDFETDLVSHITTKDSNGKPTTIVTTIPLKPSDGGEADYTTTIDKGNGDFETDLVSHITTKDSNGKPTTIVTTIPLKPSDGGEADYTTTIDKGNGDFETDLVSHITTKDSNGKPTTIVTTIPLKPSDGGEADYTTTIDKGNGDFETDLVSHITTKDSNGKPTTIVTTIPLKPSDGGEADYTTTIDKGNGDFETDLVSHITTKDSNGKPTTIVTTIPLKPSDGGEADYTTTIDKGNGDFETDLVSHITTKDSNGKPTTIVTTIPLKPSDGGEADYTTTIDKGNGDFETDLVSHITTKDSNGKPTTIVTTIPLKPSDGGEADYTTTIDKGNGDFETDLVSHITTKDSNGKPTTIVTTIPLKPSDGGEADYTTTIDKGNGDFETDLVSHITTKDSNGKPTTIVTTIPLKPSDGGEADYTTTIDKGNGDFETDLVSHITTKDSNGKPTTIVTTIPLKPSDGGEADYTTTIDKGNGDFETDLVSHITTKDSNGKPTTIVTTIPLKPSDGGEADYTTTIDKGNGDFETDLVSHITTKDSNGKPTTIVTTIPLKPSDGGEADYTSVFVSDGHTITKIVTHVTTTDSLGHTVVLSSTYLTYDRVDDGAVFYSPSVSVSSNVSRSVDTSMVPTGGSGVSSGPSSGPSSAPSSAPRSISSSISSSNSRPSSNPTGSNSSSKPSSNPGGSNGNTNGGSNSGSNSGTNSGSNSGSNSASNSGSNSGTKPGSNSGSNSGSNSGSNAGSNAGSNAGSNAGSNAGSNAGSNSGTKPGSNSGSNSGSNAGSNSGSNSGTNSGTNSGSNSGSNSGSNAGSNAGSNSGSNSGTNSGTNSGSNAGSNAGSNSGSNSGTNSGTNSGSNAGSNSGSNSGSNSGSNSGSNSASAVRGGSGSGAATVSVSSSYIGSVFHGEAAQSGANFVSFAIAGLVMALF, from the coding sequence ATGTTAAACGAAGGAAGTACTGCATATCTGGACTTTGGCAGTATagatgttgaagaaagtaaGATTTATGACTTCCAATCTTTGCAATTGTCGCCACGTACAAAACATAAGTTAGGTGAATTTACATTACACAACTCTGACATGTTTTTTGAAGGAGCTGTTCAAATCGATTCTGATGATACTATAATTGCGTCTGATGGCTCAACTTTATGGTTCGATAGCCCTGATGAAACCAAATTTGATGGTGCTGTTTGGATGGGACAGGGTGACAGAAATACTTTTAATGCTATAAATGTGAAAGACAGTGTCGCCACCAAACCATTTAATGTCAAAATACGTTCCCTGTATGAATATCCATTTTATATGTCGTTCGACACAACGATACAGTCATACAAATTGGGTGCTATAGTACCAGACAAGGATATTGGGTGCTATCTGCCATTAACTATCCAGACAAACAAGAATACACATACCTTTTACTTAATCACAAATGACGATCTTGACTTCTGTGACACTAGATGTATTGGCCAGGTAAACTTCATACAACAGAAAAGAACGGTAAACAAGAATGGCACCATGGTGGACTTAGATAGTGTCTACTTCGAATGGGCTATAAGACGGAATTGTCCAATTCGTTCAGATAAAGTGATTACGAGAACCAGCCTCGAACCTTGTTCTGTTTATGAAACATACGAGATCATTTATTCTAACTTTGAGCATTCTCTTCATCATACAAACTTAGGTAACTCAACCTCGTGCCCATTTTTCACCACCACTGTCTCGAAAGACCGTCTAGTGGAGGTTGATATTATTACGTACTACATTGCGTCAGATGATACTGGGCAACACATTGCTACTAAAACTGTCACGGTCAAGGTGGAAGAGCCagactacacgacgactTACacgtctgatgggcacacgatcaccgaggtagtgtcgcacatcaccactactgATTCTGACGGGAAGACGGTaacgatcaccaccacgatggcgTCGTTCGACCAGGTGGACGAGGGAGTGTTCACGTCGCCTGAGCCATACTCGCAGCCACCTGTTGTGACGAGCACAGTTACTGAGGATGACGGAAGCTCTaagacggttgtgatctcgtacttcccaTCTGAGGGTGAGGACGGAGTGACCCGCACtggcaccaccaccatctccaccatcacaCCTGCTGAGCaagactacaccaccaccatcaccTCCgatgggcacacgatcactgaggttgtgtcgcacatcaccactactgATTCTGACGGGAAGACGGTGACGATCACGACGACGATGGCGTCGTTCGCGCAGGTGGACGAGGGAGTGTTCACGTCGCCTGAGCCATACTCGCAGCTACCTGTTGTGACGAGCACAGTTACTGATGATGACGGAAGCTCGaagacggttgtgatctcgtacttcccaTCTGAGGGTGAGGACGGAGTGACACGTACTGGGACGACGACGGTGTCGACGATCATTCCAGAGGAaccagactacaccacgacgatcgacaaggacaacggtgacttcgagacagacctcgtctcccacatcaccacgaaggactccaacggcaagcctaccaccatcgtcaccacgatcccattgaagccaagtgatggcggggaggcggactacaccacgacgatcgacaagggcaacggtgacttcgagacagacctcgtctcccacatcaccacgaaggactccaacggcaagcctaccaccatcgtcaccacgatcccattgaagccaagtgatggcggggaggcggactacaccacgacgatcgacaagggcaacggtgacttcgagacagacctcgtctcccacatcaccacgaaggactccaacggcaagcctaccaccatcgtcaccacgatcccattgaagccaagtgatggcggggaggcggactacaccacgacgatcgacaagggcaacggtgacttcgagacagacctcgtctcccacatcaccacgaaggactccaacggcaagcctaccaccatcgtcaccacgatcccattgaagccaagtgatggcggggaggcggactacaccacgacgatcgacaagggcaacggtgacttcgagacagacctcgtctcccacatcaccacgaaggactccaacggcaagcctaccaccatcgtcaccacgatcccattgaagccaagtgatggcggggaggcggactacaccacgacgatcgacaagggcaacggtgacttcgagacagacctcgtctcccacatcaccacgaaggactccaacggcaagcctaccaccatcgtcaccacgatcccattgaagccaagtgatggcggggaggcggactacaccacgacgatcgacaagggcaacggtgacttcgagacagacctcgtctcccacatcaccacgaaggactccaacggcaagcctaccaccatcgtcaccacgatcccattgaagccaagtgatggcggggaggcggactacaccacgacgatcgacaagggcaacggtgacttcgagacagacctcgtctcccacatcaccacgaaggactccaacggcaagcctaccaccatcgtcaccacgatcccattgaagccaagtgatggcggggaggcggactacaccacgacgatcgacaagggcaacggtgacttcgagacagacctcgtctcccacatcaccacgaaggactccaacggcaagcctaccaccatcgtcaccacgatcccattgaagccaagtgatggcggggaggcggactacaccacgacgatcgacaagggcaacggtgacttcgagacagacctcgtctcccacatcaccacgaaggactccaacggcaagcctaccaccatcgtcaccacgatcccattgaagccaagtgatggcggggaggcggactacaccacgacgatcgacaagggcaacggtgacttcgagacagacctcgtctcccacatcaccacgaaggactccaacggcaagcctaccaccatcgtcaccacgatcccattgaagccaagtgatggcggggaggcggactacaccacgacgatcgacaagggcaacggtgacttcgagacagacctcgtctcccacatcaccacgaaggactccaacggcaagcctaccaccatcgtcaccacgatcccattgaagccaagtgatggcggggaggcggactacaccacgacgatcgacaagggcaacggtgacttcgagacagacctcgtctcccacatcaccacgaaggactccaacggcaagcctaccaccatcgtcaccacgatcccattgaagccaagtgatggcggggaggcggactacaccacgacgatcgacaagggcaacggtgacttcgagacagacctcgtctcccacatcaccacgaaggactccaacggcaagcctaccaccatcgtcaccacgatcccattgaagccaagtgatggcggggaggcggactacaccacgacgatcgacaagggcaacggtgacttcgagacagacctcgtctcccacatcaccacgaaggactccaacggcaagcctaccaccatcgtcaccacgatcccattgaagccaagtgatggcggggaggcggactacaccacgacgatcgacaagggcaacggtgacttcgagacagacctcgtctcccacatcaccacgaaggactccaacggcaagcctaccaccatcgtcaccacgatcccattgaagccaagtgatggcggggaggcggactacaccacgacgatcgacaagggcaacggtgacttcgagacagacctcgtctcccacatcaccacgaaggactccaacggcaagcctaccaccatcgtcaccacgatcccattgaagccaagtgatggcggggaggcggactacaccacgacgatcgacaagggcaacggtgacttcgagacagacctcgtctcccacatcaccacgaaggactccaacggcaagcctaccaccatcgtcaccacgatcccattgaagccaagtgatggcggggaggcggactacaccacgacgatcgacaagggcaacggtgacttcgagacagacctcgtctcccacatcaccacgaaggactccaacggcaagcctaccaccatcgtcaccacgatcccattgaagccaagtgatggcggggaggcggactacaccacgacgatcgacaagggcaacggtgacttcgagacagacctcgtctcccacatcaccacgaaggactccaacggcaagcctaccaccatcgtcaccacgatcccattgaagccaagtgatggcggggaggcggactacaccacgacgatcgacaagggcaacggtgacttcgagacagacctcgtctcccacatcaccacgaaggactccaacggcaagcctaccaccatcgtcaccacgatcccattgaagccaagtgatggcggggaggcggactacaccacgacgatcgacaagggcaacggtgacttcgagacagacctcgtctcccacatcaccacgaaggactccaacggcaagcctaccaccatcgtcaccacgatcccattgaagccaagtgatggcggggaggcggactacaccacgacgatcgacaagggcaacggtgacttcgagacagacctcgtctcccacatcaccacgaaggactccaacggcaagcctaccaccatcgtcaccacgatcccattgaagccaagtgatggcggggaggcggactacaccacgacgatcgacaagggcaacggtgacttcgagacagacctcgtctcccacatcaccacgaaggactccaacggcaagcctaccaccatcgtcaccacgatcccattgaagccaagtgatggcggggaggcggactacaccacgacgatcgacaagggcaacggtgacttcgagacagacctcgtctcccacatcaccacgaaggactccaacggcaagcctaccaccatcgtcaccacgatcccattgaagccaagtgatggcggggaggcggactacaccacgacgatcgacaagggcaacggtgacttcgagacagacctcgtctcccacatcaccacgaaggactccaacggcaagcctaccaccatcgtcaccacgatcccattgaagccaagtgatggcggggaggcggactacaccacgacgatcgacaagggcaacggtgacttcgagacagacctcgtctcccacatcaccacgaaggactccaacggcaagcctaccaccatcgtcaccacgatcccattgaagccaagtgatggcggggaggcggactacaccacgacgatcgacaagggcaacggtgacttcgagacagacctcgtctcccacatcaccacgaaggactccaacggcaagcctaccaccatcgtcaccacgatcccattgaagccaagtgatggcggggaggccgactacacctCTGTGTTTGTCTCTGATGGACACACCATTACTAAGATTGTTACGCATGTgaccaccacggactcccTTGGCCACACAGTTGTGCTATCCTCTACGTACCTGACTTACGACCGTGTGGACGACGGTGCGGTGTTCTACTCTCCTAGTGTGTCTGTGTCGTCTAACGTTTCTCGTTCAGTAGACACCTCTATGGTGCCTactggtggttctggtgtTAGCTCTGGTCCTAGCTCTGGTCCTAGCTCTGCTCCTAGCTCTGCTCCTAGATCTATTTCTAGCTCCATTTCTAGCTCCAACTCGAGACCTAGTTCCAATCCTACCGGCTCCAATTCTAGTTCGAAGCCTAGCTCTAATCCTGGTGGTTCTAACGGTAATACCAATGGTGGTTCTAACTCTGGTTCTAACTCTGGTACTAACTCTGGCTCCAACTCTGGCTCCAACTCAGCTTCCAACTCTGGCTCTAACAGTGGTACCAAGCCTGGTTCCaactctggttccaactctggttccaacTCTGGTTCCAATGCTGGCTCCAATGCTGGCTCCAATGCTGGCTCCAATGCTGGCTCCAATGCTGGCTCCAATGCTGGCTCTAACAGTGGTACCAAGCCTGGTTCTAATTCAGGTTCTAACTCTGGCTCTaatgctggctccaacTCTGGCTCTAACAGTGGTACCAATTCAGGTACTaactctggttccaactctggttccaacTCTGGCTCCAATGCTGGCTCTaatgctggctccaacTCTGGCTCTAACAGTGGTACCAATTCAGGTACTAACTCTGGCTCCAATGCTGGCTCTaatgctggctccaacTCTGGCTCTAACAGTGGTACCAATTCAGGTACTAACTCTGGTTCCaatgctggctccaacTCTGGCTCCAACTCTGGCTCTAACTCTGGCTCCAACTCTGGCTCCAACTCTGCGTCTGCTGTCAGAGGTGGTTCGGGTAGCGGAGCAGCCACTGTTTCAGTCAGTTCTTCATACATTGGGTCTGTGTTCCATGGTGAAGCTGCACAGAGCGGTGCCAACTTTGTTTCCTTTGCTATTGCAGGACTGGTCATGGCGCTGTTCTAA